A single region of the Thermotoga profunda AZM34c06 genome encodes:
- a CDS encoding FtsX-like permease family protein encodes MRFKSVFVLIFGVGVPSMLLVGGLSLNDSVSRYIERSFSANFGTADVYVENRRNNIFFKMPLDQRIIDELKNKQEVSSVLPVAETLGRIEYDSKFQDCLVVGVEPDDLEKFVQMPVDLPEGGAIVSKDLTGFLNISEGDIITLNIGRGEIKFKVTQIGEKGFLNFRGENLNYAGAIFVDKDDLSTISFPTRIYMSLKIGIEKHQSFTQEIQTEFGVSSVAMKSRLLNSPANKALGYLTVAFSVFSMIASFVLVYIFAQSFVEERNTTMVTLRILGMRAKHISLILILEGMAYLLVAGFTGGAIGILLGNLLLRKLQTIVSIFMSNFSTSFSQFTLYVSPITVIIGVFAGLILPLLIFILKIRSITQRPPVQMLRIQEQKVSSPVPFTINLLSLVAGVLLIIFIYLLPPTEPITAWKVLQRGIVIFLSSWLIFLPIISLFRRTTSNLSGKGSVSTFIALSYVDRHRKNTFIIALMFSLIIYMMVIVMTVPYNVERFLKEKLETGLFGYNFMAVYNPLKLVFAKGDIDPAENLKDPTKVYIAQFEDDLIAFVDDNFLQKAIVSIETNTKWRKNLLQPNTIVVGYVAEEGKSSLTTISGTVKSPFRIGESEKMNFEVIDTFDMRKLMVPVKYIASVNSLPRNVRVIPVILGKVDPQIVSQAKEFYTKRFDFSVYITEELNRLFSGVDLLVQAGVTLLYFGLISGFSGIAFHALRSVIVRKRLSGTLRAIGVSSKSLGVAFILENMIVASVGIAVGVLAGLWESKDLMQLIFTLFGSGRFVFPIWYLFGMILAIYVVITVVVSLPAILTQKSPIEALRAPE; translated from the coding sequence ATGCGCTTCAAGTCGGTGTTTGTTTTGATCTTCGGTGTTGGTGTACCTTCGATGCTCCTTGTAGGTGGTCTTTCCTTGAATGATTCAGTTAGTCGTTATATAGAAAGAAGTTTTTCGGCAAACTTCGGCACAGCTGATGTTTACGTTGAAAACAGGAGAAACAACATTTTTTTCAAGATGCCGTTAGATCAAAGGATTATAGATGAATTGAAAAATAAGCAGGAAGTCTCATCTGTTCTACCTGTCGCCGAGACACTTGGCAGAATAGAGTACGATTCCAAATTCCAAGATTGCCTCGTTGTTGGAGTCGAACCAGATGATCTTGAAAAATTTGTTCAGATGCCCGTTGATTTACCTGAAGGTGGTGCGATTGTTTCAAAAGATCTCACAGGTTTTCTGAATATTTCCGAAGGTGACATAATCACATTGAATATCGGAAGAGGAGAGATTAAATTCAAAGTCACACAAATAGGTGAAAAAGGTTTCTTGAACTTTCGAGGTGAAAACTTAAATTATGCTGGAGCAATCTTTGTTGATAAGGATGATCTTTCGACAATATCATTTCCAACAAGAATTTATATGAGTCTTAAGATTGGTATTGAAAAACATCAATCTTTCACTCAGGAAATACAAACTGAATTTGGAGTAAGTTCAGTTGCTATGAAGTCGCGTCTTTTGAATTCTCCGGCAAACAAGGCGCTTGGTTACTTAACAGTTGCTTTCAGCGTTTTTTCAATGATTGCCTCTTTTGTATTAGTCTATATATTTGCGCAGAGTTTTGTTGAAGAGCGAAATACCACGATGGTAACACTGAGAATTCTCGGAATGAGAGCAAAACACATATCGCTAATACTCATCCTCGAGGGTATGGCATATCTACTCGTAGCGGGATTCACAGGTGGTGCGATCGGGATACTTCTCGGTAATCTTTTACTTCGAAAGTTACAAACAATTGTCAGCATTTTCATGAGTAACTTTAGTACAAGTTTTTCACAGTTCACACTTTATGTATCTCCTATAACGGTGATAATTGGTGTCTTTGCTGGGTTGATACTTCCATTATTGATATTCATCCTTAAAATACGCAGCATCACACAAAGACCACCAGTACAGATGCTTAGAATTCAAGAGCAAAAAGTCTCATCGCCCGTTCCATTTACGATCAATTTACTGAGTCTCGTCGCGGGTGTGCTGTTGATAATTTTCATTTATCTTTTGCCACCAACTGAACCTATTACAGCTTGGAAGGTATTGCAAAGAGGAATTGTGATTTTTCTAAGTAGTTGGTTGATCTTTTTACCAATTATCAGCTTGTTCAGAAGGACGACTTCGAATCTCTCCGGAAAAGGGTCGGTTTCTACTTTTATTGCACTCTCATACGTTGATCGGCATAGAAAGAACACTTTTATCATCGCTTTGATGTTCAGTTTGATCATCTATATGATGGTAATAGTTATGACAGTTCCATACAACGTTGAACGGTTTTTGAAAGAGAAATTAGAAACAGGACTCTTTGGATATAACTTCATGGCAGTTTATAACCCATTGAAGTTGGTTTTTGCAAAAGGTGATATTGATCCCGCGGAGAATTTAAAAGACCCTACCAAAGTTTACATTGCTCAATTTGAAGATGATCTGATAGCCTTTGTCGATGATAATTTTCTACAAAAAGCCATTGTTTCAATTGAAACAAACACAAAATGGAGGAAAAACCTTCTACAACCCAATACAATCGTTGTAGGATACGTTGCTGAAGAAGGAAAAAGTTCATTAACTACCATATCAGGTACTGTAAAATCACCTTTTAGAATTGGTGAAAGTGAAAAAATGAATTTTGAAGTCATCGATACCTTCGATATGAGAAAGTTAATGGTTCCTGTTAAATACATCGCTTCGGTGAATAGTTTACCGAGAAATGTAAGGGTTATTCCCGTTATTCTTGGAAAAGTTGATCCACAGATAGTTTCACAAGCAAAGGAATTCTACACAAAAAGATTTGATTTTTCCGTGTATATAACTGAAGAATTGAATAGATTATTCTCTGGTGTCGATCTACTTGTACAAGCCGGTGTTACCTTACTCTATTTTGGATTGATAAGTGGCTTTAGCGGTATCGCATTCCATGCTTTGCGCAGTGTGATAGTTAGAAAACGTCTTTCCGGTACTCTGAGAGCGATAGGTGTGAGTTCTAAAAGTCTTGGTGTTGCCTTTATTTTGGAAAATATGATTGTGGCTTCGGTGGGAATCGCAGTAGGTGTCCTTGCTGGTCTTTGGGAATCAAAAGACCTTATGCAACTGATTTTCACACTGTTCGGTTCTGGGCGATTTGTCTTTCCTATCTGGTATCTTTTTGGCATGATACTGGCAATATACGTCGTTATAACAGTTGTTGTATCTTTGCCTGCAATCCTTACTCAGAAAAGCCCGATTGAAGCTCTCAGAGCACCTGAATGA